Proteins from a genomic interval of Quercus robur chromosome 9, dhQueRobu3.1, whole genome shotgun sequence:
- the LOC126699807 gene encoding UPF0496 protein At3g49070 isoform X1, which produces MRKRISSRVRKFLSCTASRTNSIDTPTSVDVREEYANAFRTESYLDFWTRVLTLPNGDSSTCTPVESTTATRLSSYRLFVEYLLEPDQPTITRILALAQNRPVIQSLLSDYFTQTANASLLCGLLLKNIEHARGVFRYLKTTIQSLEKTQLSPIALTRLTELSNFVNPFASTASSTTRVRTIQASCSELLKQLESRRGKARAKLRLANRLRRGSAICLVALTVSLTVIVAANAMALLVAAPGLIAASFELASTRRLARSAAQLDAAAKGSYILNKDLETISRLVARLNDELEHMRTMVKFWLERREDRVQASGEVAHQLKKNDCSFSLQLDELEEHLYLCFMTINRARNLVVKEINPPWL; this is translated from the coding sequence CTTCCAGAACTAACTCAATTGACACACCAACCAGCGTGGACGTTCGTGAGGAATACGCAAATGCCTTCCGTACTGAATCATACTTAGACTTTTGGACACGTGTCCTCACATTACCCAATGGAGATTCTAGCACATGTACCCCAGTGGAGTCTACTACAGCAACCCGACTCTCATCCTATCGGCTCTTTGTTGAGTATCTCTTGGAACCAGACCAACCCACGATTACCCGTATTCTAGCTTTGGCCCAAAATCGACCCGTAATCCAATCCCTCCTATCTGATTATTTTACCCAAACTGCTAATGCTTCTCTCCTATGTGGCctattattgaaaaatattgaacATGCACGTGGCGTATTTCGGTATCTTAAAACCACCATTCAATCCCTCGAAAAAACCCAATTGTCACCAATAGCATTGACCCGCTTAACCGAGTTATCCAATTTCGTCAACCCGTTTGCCTCGACTGCTTCATCAACCACTCGGGTTCGGACCATTCAAGCCAGTTGCTCCGAATTGTTAAAACAACTTGAGTCAAGACGTGGCAAGGCTCGAGCCAAGCTTCGACTTGCGAATAGATTAAGACGTGGCTCGGCCATTTGTCTCGTGGCATTAACGGTTTCGCTAACTGTAATAGTTGCAGCTAATGCTATGGCTCTGCTCGTGGCTGCACCGGGTCTTATAGCGGCTTCGTTTGAGCTGGCTTCAACCAGAAGGCTAGCAAGATCAGCAGCTCAGCTCGATGCAGCTGCCAAGGGGAGTTATATATTGAATAAGGATTTGGAAACAATAAGCCGGCTAGTGGCTAGGCTGAATGATGAGCTGGAACACATGCGTACAATGGTTAAGTTTTGGCTTGAGCGAAGAGAGGACAGAGTTCAAGCTAGCGGTGAAGTGGCTCACCAGCTTAAGAAGAATGATTGCAGCTTTAGCTTGCAGCTGGATGAGCTAGAGGAACATTTGTATTTGTGTTTCATGACCATAAACAGGGCTAGAAATCTTGTAGTAAAAGAGATTAACCCACCATGGCTCTAA
- the LOC126699807 gene encoding UPF0496 protein At3g49070 isoform X2 encodes MHCVDVREEYANAFRTESYLDFWTRVLTLPNGDSSTCTPVESTTATRLSSYRLFVEYLLEPDQPTITRILALAQNRPVIQSLLSDYFTQTANASLLCGLLLKNIEHARGVFRYLKTTIQSLEKTQLSPIALTRLTELSNFVNPFASTASSTTRVRTIQASCSELLKQLESRRGKARAKLRLANRLRRGSAICLVALTVSLTVIVAANAMALLVAAPGLIAASFELASTRRLARSAAQLDAAAKGSYILNKDLETISRLVARLNDELEHMRTMVKFWLERREDRVQASGEVAHQLKKNDCSFSLQLDELEEHLYLCFMTINRARNLVVKEINPPWL; translated from the coding sequence CGTGGACGTTCGTGAGGAATACGCAAATGCCTTCCGTACTGAATCATACTTAGACTTTTGGACACGTGTCCTCACATTACCCAATGGAGATTCTAGCACATGTACCCCAGTGGAGTCTACTACAGCAACCCGACTCTCATCCTATCGGCTCTTTGTTGAGTATCTCTTGGAACCAGACCAACCCACGATTACCCGTATTCTAGCTTTGGCCCAAAATCGACCCGTAATCCAATCCCTCCTATCTGATTATTTTACCCAAACTGCTAATGCTTCTCTCCTATGTGGCctattattgaaaaatattgaacATGCACGTGGCGTATTTCGGTATCTTAAAACCACCATTCAATCCCTCGAAAAAACCCAATTGTCACCAATAGCATTGACCCGCTTAACCGAGTTATCCAATTTCGTCAACCCGTTTGCCTCGACTGCTTCATCAACCACTCGGGTTCGGACCATTCAAGCCAGTTGCTCCGAATTGTTAAAACAACTTGAGTCAAGACGTGGCAAGGCTCGAGCCAAGCTTCGACTTGCGAATAGATTAAGACGTGGCTCGGCCATTTGTCTCGTGGCATTAACGGTTTCGCTAACTGTAATAGTTGCAGCTAATGCTATGGCTCTGCTCGTGGCTGCACCGGGTCTTATAGCGGCTTCGTTTGAGCTGGCTTCAACCAGAAGGCTAGCAAGATCAGCAGCTCAGCTCGATGCAGCTGCCAAGGGGAGTTATATATTGAATAAGGATTTGGAAACAATAAGCCGGCTAGTGGCTAGGCTGAATGATGAGCTGGAACACATGCGTACAATGGTTAAGTTTTGGCTTGAGCGAAGAGAGGACAGAGTTCAAGCTAGCGGTGAAGTGGCTCACCAGCTTAAGAAGAATGATTGCAGCTTTAGCTTGCAGCTGGATGAGCTAGAGGAACATTTGTATTTGTGTTTCATGACCATAAACAGGGCTAGAAATCTTGTAGTAAAAGAGATTAACCCACCATGGCTCTAA